The genomic stretch ACAGTTGCACGCCGCGTGATCGATGGTGAGTATGGAATTGAATCTATCTCTATAACAATTCCAGAAGGTACTCCACGAAAAGACATGGCAAGTATATTTGAAAAACAGTTGCGTGGATTTTCTGCTGATGAATTTATGACATTAACAGAAGGAAAAGAAGGATACCTATTCCCAGATACCTATATTTTCCTTCCACAAGCTCGTACAGATGATGTAATTAGGAAACTCGAGGAAACATACAAAGAAAAAGTTGCCTCTCTCCAAGGTGAAATTCAACGTTCAGGAAGGACTGAGGAAGATATTATTACAATGGCATCAATCCTCGAAGGTGAAGCGCGTCAATATGAAACACGTCGTATTGTTGCAGGAATTTTATGGAAACGGATTAAAGAAGGAATGCCGCTTCAAGTTGATGCAGTATTTGTCTACAGCATTGGAAAAAACTCAGCAGAATTATCAGAAGCAGACCTCTTGGCTGATTTTCCATACAATACATACACAAGAAAAGGTTTACCTCCGACTCCAATTGGAAACCCAGGTGTTGAGTCAATTCAAGCAGCGCTTCGTCCACAGGCAACGCCATACTATTACTTCCTCACAGACGATGATGGAAACATGCGATACGCACGTACTCACGACGAACACGTGCTTAACAAGCGGAAGTATCTAGATTAAGATACGCGGATGAAGAAACGGGCACTAAAAGTCTTTGTTGGCCTCTCAGGAGGGGTAGACAGTGCTGTTTCAGCGTACCTACTACAAAAAGCTGGGCACGACGTTACAGGTGTGTTTATCAAGGGCTGGTACCCAGAGTGGCTTCCATGTACTTGGAGAGAAGAGAGAAGAGACGCAATGCGTGTTGCTGCACACCTCGGGATTTCATTTCTAACATGCGACGCTGAAGCAGAGTATCGAGATTCTGTGGCACACCATATGATTGCTGAATATAAAGCAGGAAGGACACCGAATCCGGATGTGCTTTGTAACAAAGAAATTAAATTTGGAACTTTTTTTCGCTTTGCGCTCAATCATGGAGCTGATGTAATTGCCACTGGCCACTATGCACAAGTTTCAGATGGGGTACTCAAAGAAGGAGTGGACAAAGAAAAAGATCAAAGTTATTTTCTATGGACTATTCCTGGAGAGATACTACAGAAAGTTATGTTTCCAATTGGAGGATATAAAAAATCTGTCGTACGAACGTTTGCTACAAAGGCTGGATTGCCAAATGCACAAAAAAAAGACAGTCAAGGAATCTGCTTCTTGGGTGAAGTAGACATGAAAGAATTCTTACGACATTACATCCCATCCGAAAAGGGTCTGGTGTTCGATGTACACGGAAACACCATTGGTGAACACGATGGTGCTACATTTTTTACAATCGGAGAAAGACACGGCTTTATCCTCTACACCCCATCACCAACACCACTCTATGTGGTCGCAAAAGATATTGCCGCAAACACAATTACCGTATCCGCTCGAATTACAGGAGATGTTTCAACAAAGACAAAAAAGATCGAACTACAAGATCTTGTCCTTCGAAAGGAACTCACTGAGTCAGATACTGTGTTAGTGCGCATTAGATATAGACAAGAGCCACAGACAGGCACTTTAAAACATGTAGGGTCAGGAAGTATGACAATAACTTTTGATACAGCACAAGACGGAGTGGCGCCAGGGCAATCGGCAGTTATCTACATCAAAGACGAATGTGTTGGAGGAGGTATAATCCGTACATGCAGATCATAAAGTCGGGAGGAGGAAAGGAAGATTTCAGCAGAGAAAAATTACTACGTTTTTTACGAGCTACTGGTGCGGCTTCAGCGATTGCTGAAGAAATTGCTGGGAATATTGAATTGAAATTACATGAGGGGATGACTACCTCAGAAATTTATGAGTTGGCGTACCATGAACTTAAGTCAAAAGGTAGCTTCCATCCACCAAAGTATTCACTCAAACATGCGGTCTCAATGCTCGGGCCAACTGGATTTCCTTTTGAGCAGTTTGTAGCAAGAGTGTTTGAGCAACAAGGATATAAAGTTCTATTAGATCAATATCTCCGCGGTGAGTGCGCGATGCATGAAGTTGATGTTATTGCGTTTAATGACAAGGAATTAATTGTATGTGAAATTAAATTCCATAATGAACTTGGTATTAAGTCTGATTTGAAAGTTGCGCTCTATGTAAAGGCGCGTTTCGATGACTTACTCAACCAATCGATCGATATTCTTGGTGTACCACGAAAAATGACAACAGGAATGCTTATTACCAATACAAAATTTACACTTTCCGCACTTGAGTATGCAATGTGTAAAGGATTAAACTTGATTGGGTGGAACACTCCACCAGGAAAGGGGTTGGAATATTTCATTACCACCTTGAATTTATATCCAATCACACTCATTTCAACTCTTTCGCATGTTCAAAAGCAGCAGCTCATTGCTCAGGGAATGATGCTTGTTTCAGATATATTAGATAAGCAGGAGATTGTTGAAAAAGTCCTTCAGTTGACCCCTGAGGACACCCAGGCGGTGCTTGCCGAGGCTCGCTCGCTTTTCCCAACAAAAGGTCTATAATTACCCCTGTAATTAGTAATAAAACCGTATGAATAAAAACACAGCAACAATCGTTATTTCAGGACTGATCGGTCTAATTGTGGGTATTGCACTTACATGGGGCTTTATGCAAGACGACCAGAAAATGCCGGAAAGACTAGATGATACTGAAAACGCATCTACAACAGTAACAGTTTCAGAAAACACAGATACAACAGCAAATACAACAAACAATACAAATACAAGTTCTCCAGCATCAGTAAATACTGATCTTGAAGTTGCTGACCAAGATGCAGGAATGAGTGTACTTGCAAAGGCAACAGTCTCAGTTCCAACATGGGTTGTAATTACTGAAGATGTTTCAGGTCAACAAGGAAGGATTCTTGGAGCACGACTATATTTCCCCGGTTCACCAGAAGGAAAAGTTGAACTTCTACGTGCTACTACAGAAGGTGCAACATACCACGCTGTAATTTACACAGACAATGGTGACAAAAAGTTTGATCACAAAGTAGATGCTCCAGCACGAACATCAACTGGTGCTTTTCTTGAAGAGACATTTAAGGCTGAATAG from Candidatus Paceibacterota bacterium encodes the following:
- the mltG gene encoding endolytic transglycosylase MltG, producing the protein MMYAKKRYLIVGIAIACVCILAALYTVIPVRVPENTVIEISPGMSLDAAASRLKDGGVIRSESFFKILVILEAKEKGIREGFYTFSGTIGTPTVARRVIDGEYGIESISITIPEGTPRKDMASIFEKQLRGFSADEFMTLTEGKEGYLFPDTYIFLPQARTDDVIRKLEETYKEKVASLQGEIQRSGRTEEDIITMASILEGEARQYETRRIVAGILWKRIKEGMPLQVDAVFVYSIGKNSAELSEADLLADFPYNTYTRKGLPPTPIGNPGVESIQAALRPQATPYYYFLTDDDGNMRYARTHDEHVLNKRKYLD
- the mnmA gene encoding tRNA 2-thiouridine(34) synthase MnmA, giving the protein MKKRALKVFVGLSGGVDSAVSAYLLQKAGHDVTGVFIKGWYPEWLPCTWREERRDAMRVAAHLGISFLTCDAEAEYRDSVAHHMIAEYKAGRTPNPDVLCNKEIKFGTFFRFALNHGADVIATGHYAQVSDGVLKEGVDKEKDQSYFLWTIPGEILQKVMFPIGGYKKSVVRTFATKAGLPNAQKKDSQGICFLGEVDMKEFLRHYIPSEKGLVFDVHGNTIGEHDGATFFTIGERHGFILYTPSPTPLYVVAKDIAANTITVSARITGDVSTKTKKIELQDLVLRKELTESDTVLVRIRYRQEPQTGTLKHVGSGSMTITFDTAQDGVAPGQSAVIYIKDECVGGGIIRTCRS
- a CDS encoding YraN family protein, translating into MQIIKSGGGKEDFSREKLLRFLRATGAASAIAEEIAGNIELKLHEGMTTSEIYELAYHELKSKGSFHPPKYSLKHAVSMLGPTGFPFEQFVARVFEQQGYKVLLDQYLRGECAMHEVDVIAFNDKELIVCEIKFHNELGIKSDLKVALYVKARFDDLLNQSIDILGVPRKMTTGMLITNTKFTLSALEYAMCKGLNLIGWNTPPGKGLEYFITTLNLYPITLISTLSHVQKQQLIAQGMMLVSDILDKQEIVEKVLQLTPEDTQAVLAEARSLFPTKGL